In Epinephelus fuscoguttatus linkage group LG15, E.fuscoguttatus.final_Chr_v1, a genomic segment contains:
- the LOC125901962 gene encoding tripartite motif-containing protein 16-like protein, with product MTGPHQDHDQLAWLGTGPIPIFSDFMSQLSAVSERLTPMSTTPICTAHAHLLETLQTSVRSPLARHLAIALYMRGRLSIQSFHRTSSSTTSSHLTLSTACSSSSRSPAPCATGNHLSSSAQRGVQLDRETFSCPICLDLLKDPVTTPCGHSYCMNCIKSFWDEEDEKKVHSCPQCRQTFTSRPVLLKNTMLAVLVEELKKEHKGHDTVSAAAERTERQRELEVSRQNIQQRIQDREKDVKLLQQEVEAINRSADKAVEDSEKIFTELMRLMEKRRRYLKYKVRSQQESEVSGVKELEEKLEQEITELKRKDAELMKLSHTEDHTQFLHNYSSLSPLSESTDSSSINIRPLRYFGDVTAAVLDIAEKLEDVMCEEWTNILQTVTDVGVLLSQPEPKTRAGFLKYSCDVIMDPNTAHTKLLLSEGNRKATVMGKKQSYSSHPDRFTENCQVLSRESLTGRCYWEVEWRGGGVGVAVTYKNISRAGDESVFGRNDKSWVLDCGKTCYHFWYNNIRTPVSGPQSSRVGVYLDHSAGILSFYSVSETMTLLHRVQTTFTQPLYAGLWLQPYDSVGDTAEFCTPSSFSADVTN from the exons ATGACAGGCCCCCATCAAGACCATGATCAGTTGGCTTGGTTGGGAACTGGGCCAATACCCATTTTTTCAGACTTTATGAGCCAATTATCCGCTGTGTCCGAGCGGTTAACGCCCATGTCCACAACACCAATCTGTACTGCGCACGCGCACCTGCTTGAGACTCTGCAAACGTCGGTTCGATCCCCGCTCGCCCGCCACCTCGCCATTGCGCTTTACATGAGAGGACGCCTTTCCATCCAAAGCTTTCACCGCACGTCCTCCTCCACAACCAGCAGCCACCTCACCCTAAGCACTGCctgctccagctcctccaggtccCCTGCACCCTGCGCCACAGGCAAT CATCTGTCATCTTCGGCGCAGAGAGGAGTTCAGCTGGACAGAGAAACCTTCTCTTGTCCCATCTGTCTGGATCTACTGAAGGATCCAGTGACTACTCCCTGTGGACACAGCTACTGCATGAACTGTATTAAAAGCTTCTGGGATGAAGAGGACGAGAAGAAAGTCCACAGCTGCCCTCAGTGCAGGCAGACCTTCACATCGAGGCCTGTCCTGCTGAAAAACACCATGTTAGCAGTTTTAGTGGAGGAACTGAAGAAG GAACATAAAGGCCACGACACAgtctcagctgcagcagagaggactgagaggcagagagagctggaggtgagtcgacaaaacatccagcagagaatccaggacagagagaaagatgtgaagctgcttcaacaggaggtggaggctATCAATCGCTCTGCTGATAAAGCAGTGGAGGACAGTGAGAAGATCTTCACTGAGCTGATGCGCCTCATGGAGAAAAGACGTCGGTATTTGAAGTACAAGGTCAGATCCCAGCAGGAAAGTGAAGTGAGTGGAGTCAAAGAGCTTGAGgagaagctggagcaggagatCACTGAGCTGAAGAGGAAAGACGCTGAGCTGATgaagctctcacacacagaggatcacACCCAGTTTCTACACAACTACTCCTCACTGTCACCACTCAGTGAATCTACAGACTCATCCAGCATCAATATCCGTCCTCTGAGGTACTTTGGGGATGTGACAGCGGCTGTGTTAGATATTGCAGAAAAACTAGAAGACGTTATGTGTGAGGAATGGACAAACATCTTACAGACAGTGACTGATGTGGGTGTTCTCCTGTCACAACCGGAGCCCAAGACCAGAGCTGGATTCTTAAAATATTCATGTGACGTCATAATGGatccaaacacagcacacacaaagcTGTTATTATCTGAGGGGAACAGGAAAGCAACAGTAATGGGTAAAAAACAATCTTATTCAAGTCACCCAGACAGATTCACTGAAAATTGTCAGGTCCTGAGTAGAGAGAGTCTGACTGGACgttgttactgggaggtggagtggagaggaggTGGAGTTGGTGTAGCAGTCACATACAAGAATATCAGCAGAGCAGGGGATGAAAGTGTATTTGGGCGCAATGACAAATCTTGGGTGCTGGATTGTGGAAAAACCTGTTATCACTTCTGGTACAACAACATCCGCACTCCTGTCTCAGGTCCTCAGTCCTCCAGAGTAGGAGTGTACCTGGATCACAGTGCAGGTATTCTGTCCTTCTACAGCGTCTCTGAAACCATgactctcctccacagagtccagaccacattcactcagcctctctatgCTGGACTTTGGCTTCAACCATATGATTCTGTAGGAGACACTGCTGAGTTCTGTACACCCAGCAGTTTCTCAGCGGACGTCACCAATTAA
- the LOC125902123 gene encoding tripartite motif-containing protein 16-like yields the protein MAQKGVQLDRETFSCSICLDLLKDPVTTSCGHSYCMNCIKIHWDEEDVKKVHSCPQCRQTFTPRPVLLKNTMLAVLVEELKKTGLQAAPADHCYAGPEDVACDVCTGRKLKALKSCLVCVVSYCEQHLQRHYDVAQLKKHKLVDPSNKLQEKICSRHDEVMKMFCRTDQQCICYLCSVDEHKGHDTVSAAAERTERQRELEVSRQNIQQRIQDREKDVKLLQQEVEAINRSADKAVEDSEKIFIELIRLMEERRCDVKQQVRSQQKSEVSGVKELEEKLEQEITELKRKDAELMKLSHTEDHTQFLHNYSSLSPLSESTESSSINIRPLRYFEDVTAAVSELRDKLQDVLREKWTNISQTVTDVDVLLSQPEPKTRAGFLKYSREITLDPNTAHTKLLLSEGNRKATVIDKKQSYSSHPDRFTKWCQILSRESLTGRCYWEVEWRGEGVDVAVTYKNISRAGGESAFWRNDKSWVLDCGKTCYKFWHNNISTPVSGPQSSRVGVYLDHSAGILSFYSVSETMTLLHRVQTTFTQPLYAGLQFPGFSGDTAEFCQLK from the coding sequence ATGGCGCAGAAAGGAGTTCAGCTGGACAGAGAAACCTTCTCTTGTTCCATCTGTCTGGATCTACTGAAGGATCCGGTGACTACTTCCTGTGGACACAGCTACTGCATGAACTGTATTAAAATCCACTGGGATGAAGAGGACGTGAAGAAAGTCCACAGCTGCCCTCAGTGCAGGCAGACCTTCACACCGAGGCCTGTCCTGCTGAAAAACACCATGTTAGCAGTTTTAGTGGAGGAACTGAAGAAGACTGGACTCcaagctgctcctgctgatcaCTGCTATGCTGGACCTGAAGATGTGGCCTGTGATGTCTGCACTGGGAGAAAACTGAAAGCTCTCAAGTCCTGTCTGGTGTGCGTCGTCTCTTACTGTGAGCAGCACCTTCAGCGTCATTATGATGTAGCTCAGTTAAAGAAACACAAGCTGGTGGACCCCTCCAACAAGCTCCAGGAGAAGATCTGCTCTCGTCATGAtgaggtgatgaagatgttctGTCGTACTGATCAGCAGTGTATCTGTTATCTGTGCTCTGTGGATGAACATAAAGGCCACGACACAgtctcagctgcagcagagaggactgagaggcagagagagctggaggtgagtcgacaaaacatccagcagagaatccaggacagagagaaagatgtgaagctgcttcaacaggaggtggaggctATCAATCGCTCTGCTGATAAAGCAGTGGAGGACAGTGAGAAGATCTTCATTGAGCTGATCCGTCTGATGGAGGAAAGACGCTGTGATGTGAAGCAGCAGGTCAGATCCCAGCAGAAAAGTGAAGTGAGCGGAGTCAAAGAGCTTGAGgagaagctggagcaggagatCACTGAGCTGAAGAGGAAAGACGCTGAGCTGATgaagctctcacacacagaggatcacACCCAGTTTCTACACAACTACTCCTCACTGTCACCACTCAGTGAATCTACAGAATCATCCAGCATCAATATCCGTCCTCTGAGGTACTTTGAGGATGTGACAGCGGCTGTGTCAGAGCTCAGAGATAAACTACAGGACGTTCTGAGAGAGAAATGGACAAACATCTCACAGACAGTGACTGATGTGGATGTTTTACTGTCGCAACCAGAGCCCAAGACCAGAGCTGGATTCTTAAAATATTCACGTGAAATCACACTGGatccaaacacagcacacacaaagcTGTTATTATCTGAGGGGAACAGGAAAGCAACAGTAATAGATAAAAAACAATCTTATTCTAGTCACCCAGACAGATTCACTAAATGGTGTCAAATCTTGAGTAGAGAGAGTCTGACTGGACgttgttactgggaggtggagtggagaggAGAAGGAGTTGATGTAGCAGTCACATACAAGAATATCAGCAGAGCAGGGGGTGAAAGTGCATTTTGGCGAAATGACAAATCTTGGGTGCTGGATTGTGGAAAAACCTGTTATAAGTTCTGGCACAACAACATCAGCACTCCTGTCTCAGGTCCTCAGTCCTCCAGAGTAGGAGTGTACCTGGATCACAGTGCAGGTATTCTGTCCTTCTACAGCGTCTCTGAAACCATgactctcctccacagagtccaaaccacattcactcagcctctctatgCTGGACTTCAGTTTCCTGGGTTTTCTGGAGACACTGCTGAGTTCTGTCAACTCAAAtaa